A genomic region of Zea mays cultivar B73 chromosome 6, Zm-B73-REFERENCE-NAM-5.0, whole genome shotgun sequence contains the following coding sequences:
- the LOC100278172 gene encoding uncharacterized LOC100278172, whose amino-acid sequence MAADWLWARRVWEKWAAKHIGTSGKPVQAALLLNYDPSGPSRLLPVVAEQEGTQLSALDMQPLLDFVKRGNLQTELFSVGLNQHLVTSIHENWFCARCINSTKPEGEGVIVMQIGACLLVTMYAGSLAAASQAMVAADQFAIQFNRRSH is encoded by the exons ATGGCGGCAGACTGGTTGTGGGCGCGTAGGGTGTGGGAGAAGTGGGCCGCGAAGCACATCGGCACCTCCG GGAAGCCGGTCCAGGCTGCGCTCCTGCTCAACTACGACCCCTCCGGGCCATCTCGCCTCCTTCCCGTCGT aGCAGAGCAAGAGGGAACACAACTTTCAGCTCTTGATATGCAACCACTCCTGGACTTTGTCAAGAGGGGTAATCTGCAGACTGAATTGTTCTCTGTTGGGCTGAACCAAC ATTTGGTCACCTCAATCCATGAAAACTGGTTTTGCGCCCGCTGCATTAACAGCACAAAACCAGAAGGTGAAGGAGTAATAGTTATGCAGATTGGAGCTTGCTTATTAGTCACTAT GTATGCTGGTTCTCTTGCTGCAGCTTCGCAAGCAATGGTGGCTGCTGATCAGTTTGCAATACAGTTTAACCGGAGGAGTCACTAA
- the LOC103630149 gene encoding lysine histidine transporter 2 gives MEEYVETLKARKQEEKLKTVSLDDWLPITSSRTAKWYYSAFHNVTAMVGAGVLGLPFAMSQLGWGLGTVAIVMSFVITLYTLWQLVEMHEMVPGKRFDRYHELGQHVFGERLGLWIILPLQIIVMVGTDIVYMVTGGQSLRKFHDLVCRQGGCGGDIRLTFWIMIFASPHFVLSQLPNFNSLSAVSGAAAVMSLAYSMIAFSTSVAKGGRAADYGLRATTAPGQAFGMLSALGTVSFAYAAHNVVLEIQATIPSTPEAPSKKPMWRGVVAAYAVVALCYFSVAFAGYYAFGSSVDPNVLITLDRPRWLIAAANLMVVVHVIGGYQVFAMPMFDMIETVLVKRHGFAPGFWLRFVSRSAYVAATMFVGLTFPFFDGLLGFFGGFGFAPTTYFIPCIMWLVVRKPKKYGLSWFINIICIVIGVLLTLIASIGGLRQIILDAKSYKLYS, from the exons ATGGAGGAGTACGTGGAGACGCTCAAGGCACGGAAGCAGGAGGAGAAGCTCAAGACCGTGAGCCTGGACGACTGGCTGCCCATCACGTCGTCGCGCACGGCCAAGTGGTACTACTCGGCGTTCCACAACGTGACGGCCATGGTCGGCGCCGGCGTGCTCGGCCTCCCCTTCGCCATGTCGCAGCTGGGATGGGGTCTGGGCACGGTGGCGATCGTCATGTCGTTCGTGATCACGCTGTACACGCTGTGGCAGCTGGTGGAGATGCACGAGATGGTGCCCGGCAAGCGCTTCGACCGGTACCACGAGCTGGGGCAGCACGTGTTCGGCGAGCGCCTGGGGCTCTGGATCATCCTGCCGCTGCAGATCATCGTCATGGTCGGCACCGACATCGTGTACATGGTCACGGGCGGGCAGTCGCTCAGGAAGTTCCACGACCTCGTCTGCCGCCAGGGCGGCTGCGGCGGCGACATCCGGCTCACGTTCTGGATCATGATCTTCGCCAGCCCACACTTCGTCCTGTCCCAGCTCCCCAACTTCAACTCCCTCTCCGCCGTCTCCGGCGCCGCCGCCGTCATGTCGCTCGCCTACTCCATGATCGCCTTCTCCACGTCGGTGGCCAAGGGCGGCCGCGCCGCGGACTACGGCCTCCGGGCCACGACGGCGCCTGGGCAGGCCTTCGGCATGCTGAGCGCGCTAGGCACCGTGTCGTTCGCGTACGCGGCGCACAACGTGGTGCTGGAGATCCAGGCCACCATCCCGTCCACCCCGGAGGCGCCGTCGAAGAAGCCCATGTGGCGCGGCGTCGTGGCGGCCTACGCCGTCGTCGCGCTCTGCTACTTCTCCGTCGCCTTCGCCGGGTACTACGCCTTCGGCAGCTCCGTGGACCCCAACGTGCTCATCACCCTGGACCGGCCGCGGTGGCTCATCGCCGCCGCCAACCTCATGGTCGTCGTCCACGTCATCGGCGGATACCAGGTCTTCGCCATGCCCATGTTCGACATGATCGAGACCGTGCTCGTGAAGAGGCACGGCTTCGCGCCGGGTTTCTGGCTCCGCTTCGTATCCCGCTCCGCGTATGTCGCCGCTACCATGTTCGTCGGCTTGACCTTCCCCTTCTTCGACGGCCTGCTCGGATTCTTCGGCGGCTTCGGGTTCGCGCCCACGACATACTTC ATTCCTTGCATAATGTGGCTAGTGGTGCGGAAGCCCAAGAAGTACGGTCTGTCATGGTTCATTAACATT ATCTGTATCGTGATCGGCGTGCTGCTGACGCTTATCGCATCCATCGGAGGACTCCGACAAATCATCCTGGACGCCAAGAGTTACAAGCTGTACTCTTAA